The region ctcttgctgaacccaaaCCTCACTGATTTAGCTAAACTACTTAGCCAGTAAGCCTaagcaattctcttgtctctgccttcccagtgctgggatcacaggtaaccaccaccacatttggctttgcatgggtgctgaagatctgaactcaggttctcaggcttgcaaggaaagcactttacccactgaaccatctccctagccctgtctGCATCATTTAACCaatgttttattgatttcttATTAAAACCAAAGCCTAAGCATTTTGGGCCAGCCTGCAAAAAAAGCAAGATATTAAGTCCAAAAAGCTTAAAGCCAAAATCTAACAGTTGCCAAAGCTCAATGTTCTCATTCTGATATATTTAAGTACTTTTTATCAAGAGACATCAAAGGAAACCATGGGGTCCTCCTGGCTCAGCTGGAAAACTGCCCCTCCCTGTCTACTGCATTTGCCTGAGCTGTGGTCTCAATGCACACAAGGGGCAGAAGAATAACCGCTGGTTCAGGCTTCAGTGATGTCATTCAATCTTCAGACCGCTTCGCTCCTTCACTAGCCAATCTGTCAGCTTCTTCACTGCCCACAAATCCTGAGTGACCAGGAATGTGCATCCACTGAATGTCCCTGCCCTGGGTGAGCTCATCCAGCTCCATGAAGTCCTCCTTGTTGATCACATCTTTCCCAGTACTTGTTCTCCACCCATTCTTCTTCCAGCCTTGAACCCAGTTAGTTATCCCATTGATGGTGAACATGCTGTCTGTGTATAGCACCAGCTTGCTGATGTTCTGAGCCTTTGCTTGTTCAGTGGCTTTGCAGGCTGCATGGATCTCTGCTCTCTGGTTTGTCTGTCATCCAGGAAGTCTAATGCCTAGGTTTAAAGGGTGGCCTGGCCCCCAGTAAACACCAATTCCAGCTCGAGCTTGCATTCGCCCATTACTGGAACAGCAGCCATCCGTGTAGACAACCACCAATTCACCCATATAAGAAAATGTGTCCTTGCTCACTACAGGAGCTGCCTCTGTGGTCTGTCTCATGTGCTTTGCCCAGGGCTCCACACTTTCTTCACCTTCATCCAGAGGCTCCCGGGGTCTCTTGCTGATCTTCTCAAGCATACCGGAGTTTTCCTGGCTTTCTGCACCATCAGGGCTGGCAGAGTTCCTCACAAAGGCCCAGGCCTCATCTTCGGTGGCAAACTTCTTAAACCTGGCAGCAGGAAACCTGTCTACCTGGGCTTTACACTCATTCCAGGTGAGGAAGACGCCGGTCCTGCGGCACCTCCTCACCGCATAGAACATCCCGAGCCCGCAGAGGCCGCGCCTGCAGTGCACAGCGGCCACAGAGACGCTGCAGGACAGAGGCAGCAGCCAGTGCATCGCTCACTCACTCCCACCCGGCAGCATCTCGGCTGCGGGCTCTTGGCTACCTAGACTggctaataattaattaatatttgtgGGAGGAGGGGATGACTTGAGGTATGGTctgactagcccaggctgacctggaatttactcagtatcccaggttggctctgaactcatgacagtcctcctatctcactgcccaagtcctggaattaaagacatgtgccatcatgcctgagtTCTCTCAGGCAGGCCTACATAGtggcaccctgtctcaaaaaagctaaCAGTAGCCAgttatgatggctcatgcctataatcccagtactacaGAGGCTgatggaggatcaccatgagtctgggaccagcctggtctacagagtgaatttaggtcagcctagggtacagagagacccttcctcaaaaaagaaagaagcggAGGAGTTGGCTGTGTTGGAGCCCCAGCGTCTctgtgctgtggaaggaccaggcctgctggttcctcccaaggggttgaggaggaggatgagcgtacgatgactcagaaacctctcctggccaccggagaaaaaccacactgagttgggagtcttttcgaagcaggaactcacaggaacttgctttattgctatgagtaGTTGCCTAtgtcatgttggggacgaaggcggggaatTTAGGAcgggaggggggtgggggggaaggaccaatagtaaactgtaactattgaaatggtaattacaattgccacgtggaggtggcaggcaagaagtcattaggtgtcttgctgagtcctagctggccagagacaggtcgccaaactttagctaggctcgggaagttccactaggcctcacgcctgggcctttcaggaccCAACATTCAGGTACAGACAGTGTGTTCCTGTTTTAGCCAATGCGAGGAAACGCTGCTTCTCAAAATTGATAAGACCATGGCACAAAACCCTGGTGGCTGGATTTGGTGTGACCCTGTGCGCAGTTCCTGCTGCTCAGAAATCGGAGCCTCATTCTCTCAGTAACAAAGCATTAATGAGGAGGGCTGTGTCTTTGGTAACAGATAGCaactctgcctttgtctctcaaaCCACATATGCATTGATTGAAGCAATCACTGAGTATACTAAGGCTGTTTATACATTAGTTTCTTTGTATCAACAATATACAAGTTTACTTGGGAAAATGAATTCATAGGAGGAAGATGAAGTGTGGCAGGTGATTACAGGAGCCAGAGTTGAGATGATGTCAAAACAGCAAGAATATTTTAAGTTGGAAATCACTTGGATGACTGCAGTTGGCCTTTCAGAGATGGCTGCTGAGGCTGCGTACCAAACTGGAGCAGATCAGGCCTCTATCACTGCCAGGAATCACATCCAGTTGGTGAAATCGCAGGTGCAGGAGGTGCGCCAGCTCTCGCAGAAAGCAGAAACCAAGCTGGCCGAAACACAGGCACAGGAGCTGCACCAGAAAACACAGGAGGCGGGGGATGAGAGGGCTGACCAGGAGCAGGACACCTACCTACGAGAAGATTGAGGGCCAGCGCTCCCTGCCCAGTCTACCCACTCTGGGGAAAGCAGGGTTGGATGCCATCCACTTGTCACCTCTGCTCTGCACAAAGGGGACACGTTCTGCCCTGACCAGTTAGGCCAGAAGCCTTTGTGAACTATGAGTGCCTGGTCCCTTTCTCTCTGGTCTTAGTCATTACTGGACCTGGTTCTTAGCCCCTGGGCAGTGTACCCTGTTTAATATTGTATCCCCCTCAGCACAGTGGCTTTTTCTCACTTTTATTTCACCAGAGATGGGATGGAGTCTTTTCTGCCACATCCTTAAGTCCAATAACTATTTAACCTCAGGTTTTAACCTTACTCAGATTTTCAAATATAACTTAGTATttgctcaaaagaaagaaagaaagaaagatgctagtggttaaggcatttgcctacaaagcctatagaccttggtttaattccccaggacccacgtaagccagatgcaaaagggggtgcatgtgtctggagttggtttgcagtggctagaggccctggcgcacccattctctctttctatctgcctctctctttctatctctcaaataaataaataaataaataaaatattaaaaataagaaagaagctatctgggcatgatggcacacgcttttaatcccagcactctggaggcagaggtaggaggatcaccatgagtttgaggccacactaagactacatagtgaattccaggtcagcctgggctagagtgagaccctacctcaaaaaaaaaaaaaaaaaaaaagtcagataaaacagataacagggctggagagatggcttagcggttaggcgcttgcctgtgaagcctaaggaccccagttcgagggttgattccccaggacccacgttatgcACAgtggggcgcatgtgtctggagttcgtttgcagtggctggagtccctggcgtgcccattttctctctctctgtctctctacctatctgtttctctgtctgttgctctgaaataaataaaaataattaaaaa is a window of Jaculus jaculus isolate mJacJac1 chromosome 13, mJacJac1.mat.Y.cur, whole genome shotgun sequence DNA encoding:
- the LOC101609129 gene encoding LOW QUALITY PROTEIN: ribonuclease H1-like (The sequence of the model RefSeq protein was modified relative to this genomic sequence to represent the inferred CDS: substituted 1 base at 1 genomic stop codon) produces the protein MHWLLPLSCSVSVAAVHCRRGLCGLGMFYAVRRCRRTGVFLTWNECKAQVDRFPAARFKKFATEDEAWAFVRNSASPDGAESQENSGMLEKISKRPREPLDEGEESVEPWAKHMRQTTEAAPVVSKDTFSYMGELVVVYTDGCCSSNGRMQARAGIGVYWGPGHPLNLGIRLPGXQTNQRAEIHAACKATEQAKAQNISKLVLYTDSMFTINGITNWVQGWKKNGWRTSTGKDVINKEDFMELDELTQGRDIQWMHIPGHSGFVGSEEADRLASEGAKRSED
- the LOC101594030 gene encoding diablo homolog, mitochondrial-like, translated to MMSKQQEYFKLEITWMTAVGLSEMAAEAAYQTGADQASITARNHIQLVKSQVQEVRQLSQKAETKLAETQAQELHQKTQEAGDERADQEQDTYLRED